One window from the genome of Streptomyces sp. NBC_00708 encodes:
- a CDS encoding class I SAM-dependent methyltransferase, with the protein MPFDHNDHYHRLLLRHMPRDCAAALEVGCGTGQFARRLARPDMEVDAVDPSEEAIAEARSFSDGAADDRIPRFRRADVTELALPQGHYGFISCLASIHHMPFATVATLRDALAPGGVLVILGCYPERTRLDWAWSLAAVPANAAARLAIGAKDRFRPAATRRQAVSAPVLQPTMPLSEIRREAATLLPGCSIRRLLFWRYLLVFRNRA; encoded by the coding sequence ATGCCCTTCGACCACAACGACCACTACCACCGTCTGCTGCTGAGGCACATGCCGCGCGACTGCGCGGCGGCGCTGGAGGTGGGGTGCGGGACCGGGCAGTTCGCGCGGCGGCTCGCCCGCCCGGACATGGAGGTCGACGCGGTCGACCCGTCGGAGGAGGCCATCGCGGAGGCCCGCTCCTTCTCCGACGGGGCGGCCGACGACCGGATCCCGCGTTTCCGGCGCGCGGACGTGACCGAACTCGCCCTGCCCCAGGGGCACTACGGCTTCATCTCGTGCCTGGCCAGCATCCACCACATGCCGTTCGCAACCGTCGCGACCTTGCGTGACGCGCTCGCGCCCGGCGGCGTCCTGGTGATCCTGGGGTGCTACCCGGAACGGACCCGCCTCGACTGGGCCTGGAGCCTGGCAGCCGTGCCGGCCAACGCCGCCGCCAGGCTGGCGATCGGTGCCAAGGACCGGTTCCGCCCCGCCGCGACTCGCCGGCAGGCGGTAAGTGCGCCGGTGCTGCAGCCGACCATGCCCCTGTCCGAGATCCGCCGGGAAGCGGCGACGTTGCTGCCGGGGTGCAGCATCCGCAGACTCCTCTTCTGGCGCTACCTGCTGGTCTTCCGCAACCGAGCCTGA
- a CDS encoding FAD-dependent monooxygenase, with protein MAHTHSSEHATDTDVLIIGAGPVGLSVAAELRRRGVACRLVDRLAGRLPYAKAVGIQPRTLELWDRMGLAGAVLEAAAPMYGQLIHIDGAEVARIELALPPEVPYGFASLPQYETERILEEYVAGFGTAIERGTELEGFDQDADGVTARLRTASGGTEEVRAGYLVGCDGAHSTVRKGLGLSFEGGAFGEEYMLADVEADWDLPYGYGVRASHTAADGSTDDLLVCIPLPGTGRYRMSMLVPPALSTGPADGGEVAHGLEGGHTPTLMDIQAVVDRLAPRPAVLSRMRWSSVFRISHRIVDRYGEGRVFVAGDAAHIHPPTGAQGMNTGIQDACNLAWKLALVVRGEAGPALLTSYDAERRPVGEEVVGRTVRHATQGVENDADDLETVLLREAQLLVGYRDGPLSGTPYGPPDAPQPGDRAPDCGGLTHPVAAYPLRLLDVLRGRTGHVLLRYAPRGVEATEVGGMDTVTVVAGDAPADVPGHRDTGGEFGRLYRPDGPTGFVVRPDGQLGARFPLSLASNALPRYLAALSARGTDDSA; from the coding sequence GTGGCTCATACGCACTCCAGTGAGCACGCCACCGATACCGACGTGCTGATCATCGGCGCCGGGCCCGTCGGGCTGAGTGTCGCGGCGGAGCTGCGGCGGCGCGGGGTGGCGTGCCGGCTCGTCGACCGGCTGGCGGGCCGGCTGCCGTACGCGAAGGCGGTGGGCATCCAGCCGCGCACCCTGGAGCTCTGGGACCGGATGGGCCTGGCCGGGGCCGTGCTGGAGGCGGCGGCGCCGATGTACGGGCAGCTGATCCATATCGACGGGGCCGAGGTGGCCCGGATCGAGCTCGCGCTGCCGCCCGAGGTGCCGTACGGGTTCGCCTCGCTTCCGCAGTACGAGACCGAGCGCATCCTGGAGGAGTACGTCGCCGGGTTCGGCACGGCCATCGAGCGCGGGACGGAGCTGGAGGGCTTCGACCAGGACGCGGACGGGGTAACGGCGCGGCTGCGTACGGCCTCCGGCGGGACGGAGGAGGTGCGGGCCGGGTATCTGGTCGGCTGCGACGGTGCGCACAGCACCGTACGCAAGGGGCTCGGGCTCTCCTTCGAGGGCGGGGCGTTCGGCGAGGAGTACATGCTGGCCGACGTCGAGGCCGACTGGGACCTGCCGTACGGGTACGGGGTGCGCGCCAGTCACACCGCGGCCGACGGGTCCACGGACGATCTGCTGGTCTGCATCCCGCTGCCGGGTACGGGCCGCTACCGGATGTCCATGCTGGTCCCGCCCGCGCTCTCCACCGGTCCGGCGGACGGCGGCGAGGTGGCGCACGGTCTTGAGGGCGGGCACACGCCGACGCTCATGGACATCCAGGCCGTGGTCGACCGCCTGGCACCGAGGCCCGCGGTCCTGTCGCGGATGCGCTGGTCGTCCGTCTTCCGGATCAGCCACCGGATCGTGGACCGGTACGGCGAGGGCCGGGTCTTCGTCGCGGGCGACGCCGCCCACATCCATCCGCCGACCGGCGCGCAGGGCATGAACACGGGCATCCAGGACGCCTGCAACCTGGCCTGGAAGCTCGCCCTCGTGGTGCGCGGCGAGGCCGGGCCCGCGCTGCTGACCAGCTACGACGCCGAGCGGCGGCCGGTGGGCGAGGAGGTCGTCGGGCGGACCGTCCGGCACGCCACCCAGGGTGTCGAGAACGACGCGGACGATCTGGAGACCGTGCTGCTCCGTGAGGCCCAGCTGCTCGTCGGCTACCGCGACGGGCCGCTGTCCGGCACCCCGTACGGGCCCCCCGACGCCCCGCAGCCCGGCGACCGCGCCCCGGACTGCGGAGGTCTGACGCACCCGGTGGCGGCCTACCCGCTGCGGCTGCTCGACGTACTGCGCGGCCGGACGGGCCATGTGCTGCTGCGGTACGCGCCGCGGGGCGTCGAAGCGACGGAGGTGGGCGGCATGGACACCGTCACCGTCGTGGCGGGCGACGCGCCGGCGGACGTGCCCGGCCACCGCGACACGGGCGGCGAGTTCGGGCGCCTCTACCGGCCGGACGGGCCGACCGGTTTCGTCGTACGCCCGGACGGGCAGCTCGGCGCCCGCTTCCCGTTGTCCCTCGCGTCCAACGCACTGCCGCGCTATCTGGCGGCCCTCTCCGCCCGGGGTACTGACGACTCCGCTTAG